The Eleutherodactylus coqui strain aEleCoq1 chromosome 13, aEleCoq1.hap1, whole genome shotgun sequence genome includes a window with the following:
- the RAB5C gene encoding ras-related protein Rab-5C yields the protein MAGRGGNSRPNGPAAGNKICQFKLVLLGESAVGKSSLVLRFVKGQFHEYQESTIGAAFLTQTVCLDDTTVKFEIWDTAGQERYHSLAPMYYRGAQAAIVVYDITNTETFARAKNWVKELQRQASPNIVIALSGNKADLSSKRAVDFQEAQAYADDNSLLFMETSAKTAMNVNEIFMAIAKKLPKNEPQSAQGAPGRNRGVDLQENNPPARSQCCSN from the exons ATGGCCGGTCGAGGCGGAAACTCTCGACCAAACGGGCCGGCTGCCGGCAATAAAATTTGCCAGTTCAAACTGGTTTTACTAGGGGAGTCTGCGGTGGGGAAGTCTAGTCTTGTCCTGCGTTTTGTCAAGGGCCAGTTTCACGAATACCAGGAGAGCACTATTGGAG CTGCTTTCCTTACACAGACGGTATGTCTGGATGACACAACAGTGAAGTTTGAAATTTGGGACACGGCAGGGCAGGAGAGGTACCACAGCTTGGCCCCTATGTATTACAGAGGAGCCCAGGCAGCCATTGTGGTCTATGACATCACCAACACA GAAACATTTGCCAGAGCAAAAAATTGGGTGAAAGAACTTCAAAGACAGGCAAGCCCAAATATTGTAATCGCCTTGTCTGGAAATAAGGCCGACCTTTCTAGTAAAAGAGCTGTAGACTTCCAG GAAGCGCAAGCGTATGCCGACGACAACAGTCTGCTCTTCATGGAGACGTCCGCTAAAACAGCCATGAATGTGAATGAAATCTTTATGGCCATAG CCAAGAAACTGCCGAAGAATGAACCACAAAGTGCACAAGGTGCCCCTGGAAGAAACAGGGGCGTGGACCTCCAAGAAAACAACCCCCCTGCTAGGAGCCAGTGCTGCAGCAACTGA
- the LOC136587479 gene encoding heat shock protein beta-11-like, producing the protein MLCLHLQRNNDPWRSFIQPLWPASTDVFSRMEQDMIRTIKEIKTNMRDMELLHQQLLEEMVLEDNTIPSFMPSGEVKSTDGGFTLSLGVQNFSPHELTVKLYGRKLLVTGAKETKNNDGKGSFSYKCEIFRKETDLPQDVRAEDTSCILTTDGQLKIEIPRQATPALQERNVPILLISRQAADQKLGKETKNSQNYRLKPSS; encoded by the coding sequence ATGTTGTGCCTTCATCTGCAGAGGAACAACGATCCATGGAGGTCTTTCATACAGCCCCTCTGGCCAGCTTCTACAGACGTATTTTCAAGGATGGAGCAGGACATGATTAGAACAATCAAGGAGATAAAAACCAACATGAGAGATATGGAGCTACTCCACCAGCAGTTGTTGGAGGAGATGGTTCTTGAAGATAATACGATTCCATCATTTATGCCTTCTGGAGAAGTCAAGTCCACCGATGGTGGGTTTACGCTTTCTTTGGGAGTTCAGAACTTTTCCCCCCATGAGCTCACCGTTAAACTGTATGGAAGGAAACTACTTGTTACTGGAGCCAAGGAAACAAAAAATAATGATGGGAAAGGTTCCTTTTCCTACAAGTGTGAGATCTTCAGAAAGGAGACAGATCTTCCCCAGGATGTACGAGCAGAAGATACAAGTTGCATTTTAACCACTGATGGTCAACTGAAAATAGAGATCCCACGGCAAGCTACTCCAGCTCTACAAGAGAGGAACGTGCCAATCCTACTTATATCCAGACAAGCAGCAGACCAAAAGCTGGGCAAGGAAACAAAGAACAGCCAAAATTATAGGCTTAAACCTTCGTCTTAA
- the LOC136587722 gene encoding heat shock protein beta-11-like — MLSLQLAKTSTPSPFRPFLRPLWPLSIDIFSSLEQDIIHTLGQIMASMKLMDQFLQQLLEETTEIKNVPVVASNTTKSIEHKAETPLTSGSTKSTEHKAEATLTINDIKPAEGGFVVSLGVQDFSPQQLTVKLVGKKLLVSGAKECKSEDGQGSFSYKCQIFRKEVDLPQDVRAEDLSCRVTDGGQLQVEVSQMPTQERTVPIQHAALHAKTQVSGDSKDSRS, encoded by the coding sequence ATGTTGAGCCTTCAACTAGCTAAGACGTCCACCCCAAGCCCTTTCAGGCCTTTTCTTCGACCTCTCTGGCCATTGTCCATAGACATCTTTTCCAGCCTGGAGCAAGATATCATACACACTCTAGGACAAATTATGGCCAGTATGAAGCTAATGGACCAGTTTCTCCAGCAGTTGCTTGAAGAAACCACTGAGATTAAGAATGTACCCGTGGTAGCCTCCAACACTACGAAGTCCATCGAGCACAAGGCTGAGACTCCACTGACTTCTGGCAGCACAAAGTCCACTGAGCACAAGGCTGAGGCTACTCTAACCATCAATGATATAAAGCCAGCTGAAGGTGGTTTTGTGGTTTCCTTGGGAGTTCAAGATTTTTCTCCTCAACAGCTGACAGTCAAGCTAGTAGGAAAGAAACTGCTGGTGAGCGGAGCTAAGGAATGCAAGAGTGAAGATGGGCAAGGATCCTTTTCGTACAAATGTCAGATTTTCAGGAAGGAGGTGGACCTTCCCCAGGATGTACGAGCAGAAGACCTAAGCTGTAGAGTGACCGATGGGGGCCAACTGCAGGTAGAAGTTTCCCAGATGCCTACTCAAGAGAGGACTGTGCCAATTCAGCATGCAGCCCTGCATGCCAAGACTCAGGTCTCCGGCGATAGCAAAGACTCTAGATCCTAA